Below is a window of Pirellulales bacterium DNA.
ACCTGTTCGCGGATTCTTGGGTTGTCCTGGCTTTTTCGGTTTGCTTTCGGTCGGATGAGATCACTCGACGGCGGCTTCGCCGAAGTCAACAAATCCAGCATCACCTTGGCCAACTCCACCACACGCTGGGTCCGCTTCGCCACCCAGGCATTCAATTCTTCGATCTGCTAATCCAGCCTGTCCATGTTCGGACAGTAGCAAATATGTTAAAAACGCACCCTCTCAATTTCTTTATACCTTGAACGGTTACAAAAAATCACACCGAATTTAAACACGCAGCCGACTAACCTTTCCCGCCCGCCAACCTCCGCTCGCTCCACCGCGCCAACAGCGACAGCGGGAAGCTCATTAAAAGGTAAAGGAGTGCCGTCATCGCGGCGAGTTCCACAATCGCGCCGGTACTGAGGGCAAGCACCGAATATCGTTTCGTCAACTCGACGATCGTAATCACCGAGCAAACCGATGTGTCTTTGAACAGCGCGATAAAGTCGTTCGTCACTGGCGGAATCACGATTCGAAATGCCTGCGGCAAAAGAATCCGTCGAATCGCCAAGGCAGGCGTCATCCCCAGCGCCAAGGCTGCCTCCATTTGTCCGCGCGGAACGGCTTGCAAACCGGCCCGGTAAATCTCCGCTTCATAGGCTGAATAGTTGATCGCCAGGCCCGCAATCGCAGCGGCCAGTGCCGGCAGTGGTAGACCAATTTTTGGCAACAAAAAGAAAATCGCATAAAGCTGCAACATCAGCGGAGTTCCGCGGATCACTTCCACGTATACACCAAGCGGCTTGGCAACGAACCACGGGCCATATAGGCGGCCGATCGCCACTAGCATGCCGATGCCGATCGCCAGCGGAAACGACGCCGCCGACAGCATCACGGTCATGCCGGCCGCTTTCAGCAGCGTCGGCAAATTGCGACGGAGAGTCTCCAGAATCGATGTCGTCTCGGCCGCCACCTGCTCGGTCGCATCGCGCAACATCAACATTTGCGAGCGACCATCGAGATCCCAGCGGTCGTAGAGCTTTTTCAATTGGCCATCGGCGATGAACTTTGTCAGCG
It encodes the following:
- a CDS encoding ABC transporter permease subunit (The N-terminal region of this protein, as described by TIGR01726, is a three transmembrane segment that identifies a subfamily of ABC transporter permease subunits, which specificities that include histidine, arginine, glutamine, glutamate, L-cystine (sic), the opines (in Agrobacterium) octopine and nopaline, etc.), producing MRIPALFAAACYLLFSFAVAWKPLAAADALDKVRQRGMLIWGGDQEGGGPYVFPDPHEPEKLVGFEVDLADMLAGELGVKAKFQQGQWETVPQLLGSQIDIALNGFERTPERLRDYLCTRPYYAFGLQLLALRDSPLESWEQIRAKNDAKRRWRIGVLVNSLADHYLTNLVEDNDDPIDIERYSGNVDAMERVQDGLLDATVADDCVADFYIDRFPKLKLVGWPIAGGYYVVLVAQGQERLRDELNRALTKFIADGQLKKLYDRWDLDGRSQMLMLRDATEQVAAETTSILETLRRNLPTLLKAAGMTVMLSAASFPLAIGIGMLVAIGRLYGPWFVAKPLGVYVEVIRGTPLMLQLYAIFFLLPKIGLPLPALAAAIAGLAINYSAYEAEIYRAGLQAVPRGQMEAALALGMTPALAIRRILLPQAFRIVIPPVTNDFIALFKDTSVCSVITIVELTKRYSVLALSTGAIVELAAMTALLYLLMSFPLSLLARWSERRLAGGKG